In Streptomyces sp. TLI_146, the genomic stretch ACACCAACGGGAAGACAATTTCGTAGGAAATATCCGAACTGGATACCGAACATCCAAGATGTGAACTTAATGTGACTTGTCCCATAGGCTGGGCTTCGCGGTACGTGACGACGAGCCCGGTGGAGGAATGTGACCGATGGACGAGACCGAACGGCTGGCGGAGCGCTTCGAGGCGTACCGCCCCCATCTGCGGGCCGTCGCCTACCGGATGCTGGGCTCGCTGAGCGAGGCCGAGGACGCCGTGCAGGAGTCCTGGTTCCGGCTCAGCCGCTCGGACGTGAGCGCGGTCGAGAACCTGGGCGGCTGGCTGACCACGGTCGTCGCCCGCGTCTGCCTGGACATGCTGCGCTCGCGCGAGTCGCGGCGCGAGGACCTGCTGGGCGAGCGGCCACCGCCCGTCCACCACGGCGTACATGAGAGCGCCGACCCCGAACAGGAGGCGGTGCTCGTCGACTCGGTCGGCCCGGCGCTGCTCGTGGTGCTCGACACGCTCTCGCCCGCGGAGCGGCTCGCCTTCGTGCTGCACGACATGTTCGCCGTCCCCTTCGACGACATCGCCCCGGTCGTGGGGCGCTCCACCATCGCCACCCGGCAGCTCGCCAGCCGGGCGCGCCGCCGGGTCGCGGGCGCCGAGGCCGCGCCCGCCGCCGACCGCGGGCGCCAGCGGCAGATCGTCGACGCCTTCCTGGCCGCCTCGCGCGCCGGCCGGTTCGACGAACTGCTCGCCCTGCTCGACCCGGAGGTCGTGGTCCGTGTCGACGGCGCCGCCCTGGCGATGGGCGCGAGCGGCGCCCTGGGTGCCCAGGCGGTCGCCAAGACCTTCTCGGGCCGGGCCCAAGTTGCACAGCTCGCGCTGGTGGACGGGGCTCCGGGCATGGTCTGGGCGCCGAACGGCAGCGTGAAGGTGGTCTTCGACTTCATCGTCGTGGACGGGCGGATCGCCGCGATCGACATGCTCGCCGACCCCGGGCAACTGGACGAAATGGACGTGAAGGTGCTCGCGGAGTAACCGGCCAACCCCCGGACGGAGTACGGAAACCGGGAACGTCCCCTGTTTCGGTGGCGCCGGAACACCCTTCCATGCAACACCAAGAGGCGCAGCGCGGCCATCGGGCCGTGCTGCGCCTCTGTCATTCCTTGAGCGGATCCCGACCGGTGCGGAGCCTCAGCCGCGCCGTACCGACATCCGCTGGCGCGCCGCCTCCGCGAGCGCGATGAACGGGCTGTCGTCGTCGGACTCCTCGGCGTGCCACTGCACCCCGACCGCGAACGGGTGGTCGTTGACCTCGATGGCCTCCACCGTCCCGTCCTCGGACCAGGCGGTCACCGTCAGGCCCTCGCCGACCTCGTCGATGACCTGGTGGTGGTGGCAGGGCACGACGTCCTTGGCGAGGAACTTGGCGAGATGGCTGCCCGGTTCGAGGCGCACCTTCTGCTGGCCGTACTCCTTCCCGCCGGGGGAGTGGTTGTCGTGGCCGACGATCTCCGGAAGGTGCTGGTGGAGGGTGCCGCCGCGCAGGATGTTCATCAGCTGCTCGCCCCGGCAGATGCCGAGCGTGGGCAGGTCGGAGGCCAACGCGGCTTCCAGCAGGGCCAGTTCGTGCCGGTCGCGGACCTTGTCGTTCCAGCCGGTCTTCTCGTGCTTCTCCTGGCCGTAGAGCTCCGGGTCCGCGTCCGGACCGGCCAGCATGAGCAGGCCGTCGAGCCCGTCGACGGCCTGCTCGATCCCGGGCTGCGGAGCCAGCAGAACCGGTATGCAACCGGCGTCGGCGACCTTCTGGACGAACGTCTGGGGGACGAACGTCGCGTCCATCTCGAAGATCGCGAATTTGATCTGGGTCACGACGGCCGTGATGCCGATGATGGGCCGGCGGGTGCGGTCCAGCGAGTTCAAGGTCTCATTGACGGCGGAATGCACAGTGCACCTCACAAAGTGTCAGAGCTGGGGTACGGGGCGGAGCTCCGCCTCGTGGTGGGTGATCCACTCGGCGTACGTGTAGGCCGGCCGGCCGGTGACGACGTCGACGGTGGGAAGCACGGGTGCGACCTCCCCCTGCGTGTCCCGGCGCCGGTCGAGGATCTGGTCGGCCACGTACCCCGAGAGGTACTTGACCATCTGCTCGCGGACGCGTTCGCGCGGCACTTCCTGGAAGCGGGTGGGGATGCCGAGCGCGGCACCGATCATGCGCACCCGCTCCTGCGGGCTGAGCGACTGGGGTCCGGTGATCGAATGGATCACTCCGGATTCCGCCGCGAGCAGGGACTTCACCGCGACCGCCGCGATGTCGCGCTCATGGATCGGCGCCATCGCGGAACTTCCGTACACACCGTGCACCACTCCGTCTTTGGCGATCTGGGGTATCCAGAGGAGATCGTTGGACATGAACGCGCTCGGCCGCAGGAACGTCCACGACATTCCCGACTCGACGACTGCCTTCTCGCACGCGATGTGCGGCTCTTCGGCAGCATAGGTGACCGCCTCCGAAGACAGCATGACGACATGTTGCACCCCGGCTCGCGCGATGGCGTCGACGGCTCCCTGGAGCCGGCCGAACACCGGCCAGAGGTAGAGGCGTTCGACCCCGCGCAGTGCGGCGGTCAGGGTTTCGGGCCGGCTCAGGTCGGCCGCCAGGACCTCCACTTCGCCCGGCAGGGCGCACGTGGACGGGTCGCGTGCGATGGCCCGCACCTGCTCCCCCGATTTCAGCAGCTCGTCGACGATGTTTCTGCCGACGTTCCCGGTCGCGCCGGTTACCAAGATCATGTCTTCTCCCGTGGTCAAGGGGGGACTGACGGATGGCTTGCATTTTTGCGAAGGCGACACGAAACGGGCACGGGAAATCCGGGCAGGGCGGAACCCGGCACGGGAATTGCGGGCGGTGGACAAAAGCGGTCAGCGGGCGGCCGGGCGGCGGGCGCCGGGAATAAGTGACTGACCGGTAAGTAATGGGATTATGAAAGAAAAGTTCCGCAGGGAAGCGTCGGCCATGAGGCAGCGGTGCCTCATGGCCGACGGTGGAGCGAGGTGGAGCGGGGCGGGTGCGGGGGAGTGCGGTTACTTGACCTTGCTCTCCGAAAGGTTGATCCGCCAGGAGACCCCGAACTGGTCGTTGACCCAGGCGAACTTGGCGCTGAAGCCGTAGGTGCCGACCGGCATGATCACCTCACCCTTCTCGGAGAGGCCCGCGAAGACCCGGTCGAACTCCTCGTCCGAGTCGCACTGGATGTACACCGCCATCGCGGGAGAGAACGCGTAAGTGTCCCAGGGGGCGTGGTCGGAGCCCCGGGCGCCGTCCGGCGGAATGTTGATGCACATGAACTGCTGGCCGGCGATGGTGAAGACCGCGTGCTGCAGGGTCCCCTCCGTCCAGCCGGGCTCCCCGGCGCGGGCCCGGATGGTGTTGATCACCTCGGAGTCGTCGAAGAGGGACGTATAGAACGTCACTGCCTCCTCGGCATCCCGCGGGAACGCCAGAAAAACGGTGAGCTTCTGCGTGACTGCGGAGGACATCGTGGCTCTCCTTATTAAGTCTGGTGTTCTGCGTGGATCACCTTTCCAACATCCATTTCGCCGAGTCAAGAGGGCAACCGCGGAAAGTCGATGTCGAGCGGAGGGTTGGATCTTGGCGCCACGTCGGCTATCTGGAATGAGCCGTTACGGTCTCCTGAATGCTTCATTCCTATTCCAGTTTTTTGATCCTTTCCGGAGGGCGGAAAAGGATCACTCGAAGGATCTCTCGAATAATTCAATAAGGCTTGCCTAAGTGGCCGGGAGTCCACTTCTTGAAAAGATCATGAAAATCAGCAGGACTCATTCCCCTTGACGCCCCTGATCGCCGGGTTGCAGACTTCTTCGGCGGCCCGAAAGGTCTTTTCCCGAGCCGTTGAGCATGATCACATTCAACGCTCCGTTTTCGAGCTCGATAGGCCGCTGAGCGGCATCGAGAAGCGTTGCGAGTTCATTCCTGAAGTGCTGAATTCGATCTCGCATATCTCATCCAGGAGGGCGAAAAATGGGAACTGGCGTGATCATTGCCGGTGCCGGACCGGTCGGGCTGATGCTGGCCGGCGAACTCCGGCTGAACGGCGTCGACGTCGTTGTCTACGAGCAGAGAGCCACTCCGAGCGGCGAGTCGCGCGGGGTGGGCTTCACCCGGCGCGCTGCCGAGGTGTTCCACCAAAGGGGGCTGCTGGCCCGTTTCGGGGACATCGAGATCGGCAACGAGGGCCACTTCGGTGGCGTGCGCATCGACTTCACCGCCCTGGAGGACAACCACTTCGGCATCCGCGGAGTGCCCCAGTACCGCATCGAGGAGATCCTGGAGGCGTGGGTCACCGACCTCGGCGTGGACGTGCGCCGCGGCTACGAGGTGGTCGACTACCGGGAAGGGTCCGACGACATCACGGTGGTGGTGGAGGGGCCGGACGGCCGTGCGGAGCACGCCGCCCAGTACCTGGTGGGCTGTGACGGCGGGCGCTCCAGGATCCGCAAGCTGGCCGGCATCGAGTTCCCCGGCCGCGAGGCCACCCGGGGCATGTACGTGGCCGACGTCGTGGACCGCCCCGACATCAAGCCGCGCGTCATCGGCGAGCGGGTCGACGGCGGCATGGTGATGGCGATCCGGCTGGAGGAGGGGGTGACCCGGATCATCATCCATCCGGCGAAGCTCACGCCCCGCGACAACAGCAAGCTGACGTTCAGCGAGATCGCGGACTCCTGGCAGGAGCTCACCGGGCAGTCGCTGCACGGCGCCGAGACCAAGTGGGTCAGCGCGTTCACCAACGCCACACGCCAGGCCGCCGAGTACCGGCGCGGCCGGGTCCTGCTCTCCGGCGACTCCACCCACATCCACATCCCGGCCGGCGCCCAGGGGCTGAGCGTCGGCGTCCAGGACGCGGTGAACCTCGGCTGGAAGCTGGCCGCCACCGTCAACGGCTGGGCGCCCGAGGGCCTGCTCGACACGTACCAGAGCGAACGGCACCCGGTGGGCGAGAAGTTGCTGCGCAACACCCTCGCCCAGGCCTCCCTCTATCTCACCGGCGACGAGATGGAGCCGATGCGCCAGGTGATGCGCGAGCTGGTGCAGTCGCCCGACGCGGCGCGGCGCCTGGCCGGGCACGTCAGCGGGCTCGGCATCCGCTACGACATGGGCGGCGCCACCGGCCACCCGCTGCTCGGGC encodes the following:
- a CDS encoding VOC family protein; amino-acid sequence: MSSAVTQKLTVFLAFPRDAEEAVTFYTSLFDDSEVINTIRARAGEPGWTEGTLQHAVFTIAGQQFMCINIPPDGARGSDHAPWDTYAFSPAMAVYIQCDSDEEFDRVFAGLSEKGEVIMPVGTYGFSAKFAWVNDQFGVSWRINLSESKVK
- a CDS encoding sigma-70 family RNA polymerase sigma factor, with translation MDETERLAERFEAYRPHLRAVAYRMLGSLSEAEDAVQESWFRLSRSDVSAVENLGGWLTTVVARVCLDMLRSRESRREDLLGERPPPVHHGVHESADPEQEAVLVDSVGPALLVVLDTLSPAERLAFVLHDMFAVPFDDIAPVVGRSTIATRQLASRARRRVAGAEAAPAADRGRQRQIVDAFLAASRAGRFDELLALLDPEVVVRVDGAALAMGASGALGAQAVAKTFSGRAQVAQLALVDGAPGMVWAPNGSVKVVFDFIVVDGRIAAIDMLADPGQLDEMDVKVLAE
- a CDS encoding gamma-glutamyl-gamma-aminobutyrate hydrolase family protein; amino-acid sequence: MNSLDRTRRPIIGITAVVTQIKFAIFEMDATFVPQTFVQKVADAGCIPVLLAPQPGIEQAVDGLDGLLMLAGPDADPELYGQEKHEKTGWNDKVRDRHELALLEAALASDLPTLGICRGEQLMNILRGGTLHQHLPEIVGHDNHSPGGKEYGQQKVRLEPGSHLAKFLAKDVVPCHHHQVIDEVGEGLTVTAWSEDGTVEAIEVNDHPFAVGVQWHAEESDDDSPFIALAEAARQRMSVRRG
- a CDS encoding SDR family oxidoreductase, with protein sequence MILVTGATGNVGRNIVDELLKSGEQVRAIARDPSTCALPGEVEVLAADLSRPETLTAALRGVERLYLWPVFGRLQGAVDAIARAGVQHVVMLSSEAVTYAAEEPHIACEKAVVESGMSWTFLRPSAFMSNDLLWIPQIAKDGVVHGVYGSSAMAPIHERDIAAVAVKSLLAAESGVIHSITGPQSLSPQERVRMIGAALGIPTRFQEVPRERVREQMVKYLSGYVADQILDRRRDTQGEVAPVLPTVDVVTGRPAYTYAEWITHHEAELRPVPQL
- a CDS encoding FAD-dependent monooxygenase is translated as MGTGVIIAGAGPVGLMLAGELRLNGVDVVVYEQRATPSGESRGVGFTRRAAEVFHQRGLLARFGDIEIGNEGHFGGVRIDFTALEDNHFGIRGVPQYRIEEILEAWVTDLGVDVRRGYEVVDYREGSDDITVVVEGPDGRAEHAAQYLVGCDGGRSRIRKLAGIEFPGREATRGMYVADVVDRPDIKPRVIGERVDGGMVMAIRLEEGVTRIIIHPAKLTPRDNSKLTFSEIADSWQELTGQSLHGAETKWVSAFTNATRQAAEYRRGRVLLSGDSTHIHIPAGAQGLSVGVQDAVNLGWKLAATVNGWAPEGLLDTYQSERHPVGEKLLRNTLAQASLYLTGDEMEPMRQVMRELVQSPDAARRLAGHVSGLGIRYDMGGATGHPLLGLRMPDREVKLGDGSTTRVSQLLHPARGVLVVADGSTEAARLAAGWSDRIDIVTDANWSDRVDIVPDGWVPADTAEGTTPDAVLIRPDGHVAWVSPDGGELLDALVRWFGSPR